In one Acidimicrobiales bacterium genomic region, the following are encoded:
- a CDS encoding TIGR03564 family F420-dependent LLM class oxidoreductase: MGAPLRIGVVVPNAGATIAGVADRLRSIEELGLDHAWMPGIPNGPDILSLLAVAGRVTERIEIGSAVVPAYLRHPAAMATQALVVDDALGGRFTLGLGLSHRKVVEGHLGLSYEHPVAYMSDYLAILQPLLATGSVDHRGTQLRTKLWLDVARPVDGGSCPPVMLAALGPQMLRLAGRAADGAMTWMAGLRAIEDHVVPTVTAAAEAAGRPPPRILASLPTMLTDDVDAARARADDEFALYGRLPAYRAVLTLAGATHVGEIALVGDERALTDAIGRLRDAGVTDLQVTPFGDAAAVDRTLDFVAGRPAG; encoded by the coding sequence ATGGGGGCACCACTGCGGATCGGCGTCGTCGTGCCCAACGCCGGCGCCACCATCGCCGGGGTCGCCGACCGGCTGCGGAGCATCGAGGAGCTCGGCCTCGACCACGCCTGGATGCCGGGCATCCCCAACGGGCCCGACATCCTCTCGTTGCTCGCCGTCGCCGGCCGGGTGACCGAGCGGATCGAGATCGGCAGCGCCGTCGTGCCCGCCTACCTCCGCCACCCCGCCGCCATGGCGACGCAGGCGCTCGTCGTCGACGACGCCCTGGGCGGGCGGTTCACGCTCGGCCTGGGCCTGTCGCACCGGAAGGTGGTCGAAGGGCACCTCGGGCTCTCCTACGAGCACCCCGTCGCCTACATGAGCGACTACCTGGCGATCCTGCAGCCCCTGCTCGCCACCGGGTCGGTCGACCACCGGGGGACGCAGCTGCGCACCAAGCTGTGGCTCGACGTCGCCCGGCCCGTCGACGGGGGGTCGTGCCCGCCGGTGATGCTGGCCGCGCTCGGTCCGCAGATGCTGCGGCTGGCCGGCCGGGCGGCCGACGGGGCGATGACGTGGATGGCCGGCCTGCGGGCGATCGAGGACCACGTCGTGCCCACCGTCACCGCCGCCGCCGAGGCCGCCGGACGGCCGCCACCCCGGATCCTGGCCAGCCTGCCGACGATGCTCACCGACGACGTCGACGCTGCCCGCGCCCGGGCCGACGACGAGTTCGCGCTCTACGGCCGGCTGCCCGCCTACCGGGCCGTGCTCACCCTCGCCGGCGCCACGCACGTGGGCGAGATCGCGCTGGTCGGCGACGAGCGGGCGCTCACCGACGCCATCGGCCGCCTGCGCGACGCCGGCGTCACCGACCTCCAGGTCACACCCTTCGGTGACGCCGCCGCCGTCGATCGCACGCTCGATTTCGTCGCCGGCCGACCGGCCGGCTGA
- a CDS encoding MarR family transcriptional regulator, which translates to MVESAERFEKLAQDAVSDDVPGIDLAVFRAMFGLSRATPRLVADFESAVQRPHGLSWAGFRLLFCLQVSGPLQTRELARLLFTTAPTVSSVVNTLEARGWVRRERLDRDRRLVEVHLTPAGDRLIRKVSQAQHRREQGWTAEIPRRDLAAFVRVVEHLATRPRPEAAG; encoded by the coding sequence ATGGTCGAATCTGCCGAGCGGTTCGAGAAGCTGGCGCAGGACGCTGTCTCCGACGACGTCCCCGGCATCGACCTCGCCGTCTTCCGGGCGATGTTCGGGCTCAGCCGGGCGACACCCCGGCTCGTCGCCGACTTCGAGTCGGCGGTCCAGCGCCCCCACGGGCTGAGCTGGGCCGGCTTCCGGCTGCTGTTCTGCCTGCAGGTCAGCGGGCCGCTGCAGACCCGCGAGCTGGCCCGGCTGCTGTTCACCACGGCGCCCACGGTGTCGAGCGTGGTCAACACCCTGGAGGCGCGGGGCTGGGTGCGGCGCGAGCGCCTCGACCGAGACCGCCGGCTGGTCGAGGTGCACCTCACCCCGGCGGGCGACCGGCTGATCCGCAAGGTCTCCCAGGCCCAGCACCGACGGGAGCAGGGCTGGACCGCCGAGATCCCCCGCCGCGACCTGGCCGCCTTCGTCCGGGTGGTCGAGCACCTGGCCACCCGCCCCCGGCCCGAGGCCGCCGGGTAG
- a CDS encoding aldehyde dehydrogenase family protein — protein MLQATEELAAVPVDRRHWIGGERVDSGGRELEVFSPIDGSPLGAVAAGGPEEVDAAVGAARAAAPGWAGLGADRRGRILDRFADAILDRREELALVETVDNGSLQVGNVKRVVNRAAQNIAFFADEARSLQPEPFRGEVVENHVRYEPAGVAALVTPWNAPLMLSTWKVGPALAAGNTVVLKPPEWAPLSCSLLATIADEAGVPAGVLNVVQGRGDEAGQALVSHHDVDRISFTGSTDTGRSVAAHAAASVTPVSLELGGKSPFVVFADADLDAAAATVAQQFTNAGQVCLAGTRVLVERSIADDFRARLRDATALATVGDPRRPGVRVGPLIHPRQLARVEGFVERALDRGARALVGGGRHPSGGLYYQPTILDHVEPDAEIVQNEVFGPVLTWQTFTGDDEAVALANATRYGLAAVLFTRDRARAERTAARIVAGTVWVNCYFVRDLAAPFGGARMSGIGREGGIWSFDFFCDVKNVAMRHGSFARPDVGIGGGLGRGPGRGPGAGAGRHG, from the coding sequence GTGCTCCAGGCAACAGAGGAGCTCGCCGCGGTTCCGGTCGATCGACGGCACTGGATCGGGGGTGAGAGGGTCGACTCGGGCGGCCGTGAGCTGGAGGTCTTCAGCCCGATCGACGGCTCGCCGCTGGGCGCGGTCGCTGCCGGCGGGCCGGAGGAGGTGGACGCCGCCGTGGGCGCGGCCCGGGCCGCAGCGCCGGGCTGGGCCGGCCTCGGGGCGGATCGGCGGGGCCGGATCCTCGACCGCTTCGCCGACGCCATCCTCGACCGCCGCGAGGAGCTGGCGCTGGTCGAGACCGTCGACAACGGGTCGCTCCAGGTCGGCAACGTGAAGCGGGTGGTGAACCGGGCCGCCCAGAACATCGCCTTCTTCGCCGACGAGGCGCGGTCGCTGCAGCCGGAGCCGTTCCGGGGCGAGGTCGTGGAGAACCACGTGCGCTACGAGCCCGCCGGCGTCGCCGCCCTGGTCACGCCGTGGAACGCACCGCTGATGCTGTCGACGTGGAAGGTCGGGCCGGCACTGGCGGCCGGCAACACGGTGGTGCTCAAGCCGCCCGAGTGGGCACCGCTCAGCTGCTCGCTGCTGGCCACCATCGCCGACGAGGCCGGGGTGCCGGCCGGCGTGCTCAACGTCGTCCAGGGCCGCGGCGACGAGGCCGGTCAGGCGCTGGTGAGCCACCACGACGTCGACCGCATCAGCTTCACCGGCTCCACCGACACGGGCCGGTCGGTGGCCGCGCACGCCGCCGCGTCGGTCACCCCGGTGAGCCTCGAGCTGGGCGGGAAGTCGCCGTTCGTCGTCTTCGCCGACGCCGACCTCGACGCCGCCGCGGCCACCGTCGCCCAGCAGTTCACCAACGCCGGCCAGGTGTGCCTCGCCGGCACCCGGGTGCTGGTCGAGCGGTCGATCGCCGACGACTTCCGGGCCCGCCTGCGCGATGCCACCGCCCTGGCGACCGTCGGCGACCCCCGCCGTCCCGGCGTTCGGGTGGGGCCGCTGATCCACCCCCGCCAGCTCGCCCGGGTGGAGGGGTTCGTCGAGCGGGCCCTCGATCGTGGAGCTCGGGCGCTCGTCGGCGGTGGCCGTCACCCGAGCGGCGGCCTCTACTACCAGCCCACGATCCTCGACCACGTCGAGCCCGACGCCGAGATCGTGCAGAACGAGGTGTTCGGCCCGGTCCTCACCTGGCAGACGTTCACCGGCGACGACGAGGCCGTGGCGCTGGCCAACGCCACCCGCTACGGGCTGGCGGCCGTGCTGTTCACCCGCGACCGGGCGAGGGCCGAGCGGACGGCCGCCCGGATCGTCGCCGGCACCGTGTGGGTCAACTGCTACTTCGTGCGTGACCTGGCGGCACCGTTCGGCGGCGCCAGGATGTCGGGCATCGGCCGTGAGGGCGGCATCTGGAGCTTCGACTTCTTCTGCGACGTGAAGAACGTGGCCATGAGACACGGCTCGTTCGCCCGCCCCGACGTCGGCATCGGTGGTGGGCTCGGGCGTGGGCCTGGCCGTGGCCCCGGCGCCGGCGCCGGCCGTCATGGGTGA
- a CDS encoding fumarylacetoacetate hydrolase family protein: MSVLDGPRRERRRVVVGGRVQHAVADGGAGGGGLVLDDGRRVPADDVVHLAPVEPATIVCVHLNHRSRAEELGRDLTGEHPTYFLKPPTTVNGHGGDLVRPADCELLNYEGELAVVVGRPMRRVAVADVWDHLAGFCVANDVGAHDFRDTDAGSMLRVKGQDGFCPLGPGLVSGVDVRRARLRTRVNGVVVQEACLDEMTWGIDELLADITRHVTLRPGDVVLTGTPWHSRPMFPGDTVEVEVEGIGRLANRVVDGPAPPADSPGFPATVTKLALVVALGSDYRTLKAQGTTPSATAYRDHRAALVATNMTPRNP, from the coding sequence ATGAGCGTGCTCGACGGGCCGCGGCGGGAGCGGCGGCGGGTCGTCGTCGGCGGGAGGGTGCAGCACGCCGTGGCCGACGGCGGCGCCGGCGGCGGCGGGCTGGTCCTCGACGACGGCCGCCGGGTGCCGGCCGACGACGTGGTCCACCTGGCGCCGGTCGAGCCGGCCACCATCGTGTGCGTCCACCTCAACCACCGGTCCCGGGCCGAGGAGCTGGGCCGTGACCTCACCGGCGAGCATCCCACCTACTTCCTCAAGCCGCCCACCACCGTCAACGGCCATGGGGGCGACCTCGTGCGCCCGGCCGACTGCGAGCTGCTGAACTACGAGGGCGAGCTGGCCGTGGTCGTGGGTCGGCCGATGCGACGGGTCGCCGTCGCCGACGTGTGGGACCACCTGGCCGGGTTCTGCGTGGCCAACGACGTCGGCGCCCACGACTTCCGCGACACCGACGCCGGCTCGATGCTGCGGGTCAAGGGCCAGGACGGCTTCTGCCCGCTCGGGCCGGGGCTGGTCAGCGGCGTCGACGTCCGGCGGGCGCGGCTGCGCACCCGGGTGAACGGCGTGGTCGTGCAGGAGGCCTGCCTCGACGAGATGACCTGGGGGATCGACGAGCTGCTGGCCGACATCACCCGCCACGTCACGCTGCGGCCGGGTGACGTCGTGCTCACCGGCACCCCCTGGCACTCGCGGCCCATGTTCCCGGGCGACACCGTGGAGGTCGAGGTGGAGGGCATCGGGCGCCTCGCCAACCGGGTGGTCGACGGACCGGCGCCCCCCGCCGACTCCCCCGGCTTCCCCGCCACGGTCACCAAGCTCGCCCTCGTCGTCGCCCTCGGCAGCGACTACCGCACCCTGAAGGCCCAGGGCACCACCCCCTCCGCCACCGCCTACCGGGACCACCGCGCCGCCCTCGTCGCCACCAACATGACCCCCCGCAACCCCTAG